In one Niallia taxi genomic region, the following are encoded:
- a CDS encoding BlaI/MecI/CopY family transcriptional regulator, producing MKINKFKVHEKGLNRFFGPLEAKIMDLLWEKEELSIKSVQTHLETDKAVSFNTVMTVMNRLADKGILNKRHVGRSFLYSPMLSREDFLNTQSKELTYELMDEFGSSVVVNHMLDALQNVDEGLVAKLEQKIKDWKKDR from the coding sequence ATGAAGATAAATAAATTTAAAGTTCATGAAAAAGGTTTAAATCGTTTTTTTGGACCGTTGGAAGCTAAAATAATGGATTTGCTCTGGGAAAAGGAAGAGCTTTCCATAAAAAGTGTGCAGACACACTTGGAAACAGACAAAGCTGTTAGCTTTAATACCGTGATGACTGTTATGAACCGCTTGGCAGATAAAGGGATACTTAACAAACGCCATGTTGGCAGAAGCTTTCTTTACTCCCCTATGTTGTCGCGAGAAGACTTTTTGAATACACAGTCCAAGGAGCTTACATATGAGCTTATGGATGAGTTTGGATCAAGTGTCGTCGTCAACCATATGCTTGATGCATTGCAAAATGTTGATGAAGGTTTAGTGGCAAAACTGGAACAAAAAATAAAAGATTGGAAAAAGGATCGATAA
- a CDS encoding DoxX family protein has translation MKFTHIGIVVIRVVLGVIFFAHGLSKFQGGIDNTAGFFTSLGLPGFSAYLVAGIELIGGALIILGLATRIIAALFAAIMVVAIATVSLQNGLVGGFEFDLSLLAMSLLLVLNKEQAYSVDNVILSSRKKEQNV, from the coding sequence ATGAAATTTACACATATCGGTATTGTTGTTATTCGCGTTGTTCTTGGAGTGATATTTTTTGCACATGGGTTATCTAAATTCCAGGGAGGAATAGACAATACTGCTGGGTTCTTCACTAGTTTAGGCCTGCCTGGGTTTTCTGCCTATCTTGTCGCTGGAATTGAACTAATTGGTGGTGCTCTTATTATCCTTGGACTTGCAACGAGAATTATTGCCGCATTGTTTGCTGCTATTATGGTTGTAGCAATTGCGACAGTCAGCCTGCAAAATGGCTTAGTGGGCGGATTTGAATTTGATCTATCACTGCTTGCAATGTCTCTATTATTAGTTTTAAATAAAGAACAGGCATATTCTGTAGATAATGTTATACTATCTAGTAGGAAGAAAGAACAGAATGTTTAA
- a CDS encoding M56 family metallopeptidase: MTKNYANYLLLISILISGSILLQMIWYIYSLTSNFDIRFNLFQACQQLFEMFGVPFLEYILLAFVTFTLLHLLWFCMIQIKKLHNLRTKITGLTCSELSREWNSRFQTNRIHVIQCEQPFAITVGFTKPQIVLTTGLWDILSDEEIESVIYHEFHHSYQFDPMKTFMMELFAKVLWFLPILKWLAQQFSIVREVLADNYAIDKSGQRLHISSALLKMINSKQVQHPASFVSFADGSVNYRIQNMIEPNTSSKIKWPLVNSAASLSIFTLLSLVFSKLLHY, encoded by the coding sequence ATGACGAAAAATTATGCTAATTACCTGTTGCTGATCAGCATATTGATAAGCGGCAGTATCCTCCTTCAGATGATATGGTATATTTATTCGCTCACAAGCAATTTTGACATTCGCTTTAACCTGTTCCAAGCTTGCCAGCAGCTGTTTGAGATGTTTGGAGTTCCTTTTTTGGAATATATCCTGCTTGCATTTGTCACCTTTACACTTCTTCATTTGTTATGGTTTTGCATGATACAAATAAAGAAACTGCATAACCTTAGAACAAAGATAACTGGTCTGACATGCAGCGAGTTGAGCCGTGAATGGAACAGTCGTTTTCAGACAAACCGCATCCATGTTATTCAGTGCGAACAGCCTTTTGCGATTACTGTTGGATTTACGAAGCCGCAAATTGTGCTGACAACTGGTTTATGGGATATCCTATCTGATGAGGAAATTGAGTCTGTAATTTATCACGAATTTCATCACTCCTACCAGTTTGACCCGATGAAAACCTTCATGATGGAGCTTTTCGCAAAGGTGCTTTGGTTCCTGCCTATCCTTAAATGGCTGGCCCAGCAATTTTCAATCGTTCGGGAAGTGCTTGCTGACAATTATGCAATCGATAAAAGTGGACAGAGATTGCATATATCAAGTGCTCTGTTAAAAATGATTAACAGTAAACAAGTGCAGCATCCTGCAAGCTTCGTTTCGTTTGCAGACGGCTCTGTTAACTACCGTATTCAAAATATGATTGAGCCTAATACGAGCAGTAAAATAAAATGGCCGCTAGTTAATAGTGCTGCTTCCCTATCCATTTTTACGCTGCTTAGTTTAGTTTTCTCTAAACTGCTGCATTACTAA